The Bradysia coprophila strain Holo2 chromosome X, BU_Bcop_v1, whole genome shotgun sequence genomic interval AGTGATTTTGAAACATTGTCGATCAATAACTAGCTCGTAATTTGTGTATTcacaaaattccgaaaaaaatcttCGTTGTATGTTGATTTAATCCTACTTAATGATACCCACGCGTCTCTGATCACTCTATTTCTATTGTTCTTCTCAAACAAACGTATCTATcattatcaataaaataacaaagaaaacacTATAACTGAACATTTAAATGACTCGCGACAATCACATGTTCAAGCTAAtgtgttcaacaaaaaaatgaaatgagattttcttcattttctttttcactgATGGATGAAGAGaaatcttcattttatttttcactaaaGACTCAGTCATATTCCAAGACTGTTCCTTCTCTGATAAATCTCCAATCGCAAATCTCTAATCTCTGGTTGGAACAAGCTTGGTTCTGTTCTTCTGTAACGCACCTTCAATGACTTTACAGTTTGCTTACCTATCTTCCATACTAGCTCCACTTGGGTTCACCTAGCTTCACTTGGGTTCCCTTAGCTACACTTACCTACAACATTGCGTCAGTGTGGTTAGTAGTATCAGTATGGTTAGCAGTGTCAGTGTGGTTGGAAGTGTCAACGTGGTTAGTAGTGTCAGTATGGTTAGTAGTGTCAGTGTGGTTGGAAGTGTCAGTGtggttaggagtgtcagtgtggttaggagtgtcagtgtggttaggagtgtcagtgtggttAGGAGTGTCAATGTTGCTGGGAGTGTCGGTGTGTCAGGAGTCTCATTTGAGATTAATGTGTCAGTTTAGTGGCGAGGCCCATGTGACAGTGTTAGTATCTATATAGAAATCTTAACAGGTTGTTTTACACCAACATTACAATCAGCAGtttcacttttgtttgttaacaGGTGGAACTAAAAAGTAACGCTATTGTAAGGTCGACATTGCTTTTGAGATTGATTTTGTTTCCttcttatttcattttcgaatGTAAATTAAAGCTCGGAACAGATTTTCTTGAACAAATGAACTGTATGTAGCCCACGCTTTTTGGAGCTAGTTTTGCCCTGCCGCGCTTAAATGTAACACTCATATTAACTTAACTTTATGAATCGCTACAGGCACTCAATCAAAGGTATGGTCGTCATTCCGGGTGTATGATGTGGCCTGGTACTGATTTTCCATACGGAGGTCAAACGTGTGATTTCACAATCAAATTCAATATGTCGGCACCGTGGACGGAAAGGGTTGACAAGGGTATATCTTGGTTCAAAGACCCAGACACTCCAGCCAATTTTGTGATGATGTACTTTGAAGAGCCAGATTATTTCGGTCATGCATTTTCCCCTGAATCGCAAGTGGTATGCATGGATTTAATTGATATTTCGTTTGGTGGATAATGGTTTTTATTGTCAGATAACGGACATGGTCCAGAAAATGGACGAGCTCACCGAGTACATTGAGGAGAAATTAATTTCGGAAAATCTACGCAGTCGAATGAACGTGATCTATCTGAGTGATCATGGAATGGAGAGTGTTTCATCGccgaattttatcaattttacatCATACCTCGAGCGTGGAACATATCAGTTTTATGGGTCGTCGCCAGTAGTGCAAATTATACCGCAAGACGGTATGATCGGTTTAGCACAACACTTAAACCGTCAAACGTGTTTGCATTTTGCGTAACATTGCAGGTAAATACAACATCACATTGGATAGATTGAAAAAGGCTGCCGCAAAAAATGGACACTTTAACGCATATTCCAACGAAGAGCTTCCCAAGCGGTGGCATGTTCAAAATACGGATCGTATGGGTCCGATAACTGTGGTAGCAGATGAAAAATATGCTTTCCAAGACATGTACGACAATGCCATTTATTACGAGAAGGCCTTCAACATATCAAGTAAGCCACTCAACTAAGCGTTGGTGCGACTGGGTCAAAaagcaattcaaattttgtttttcgtcaCAGTTTCGCCGACCCAAAAGTATGGTATTCACGGCTACGACAACGAGTATCCATCGATGAGAGCCATTTTCTTTGCAAACGGTCCAAAATTCCGGAAACAGTATTTGCATCCACCGTTCGACAATTtggatttgtttaatttgatttgTCTGATTCTGGACATGAAGCCTACGCGAAACAATGGTACCGTGGAAAATGTTCGTGATTTGTTGGTCGATTCGGTGCCGGAATCAAGTGGACACAATATGGGTATAAATGGTCTTATATTTCGTTATCTACTTCTAAACAATTTAGTCTAAGTCGggacgaatttaatttttctcgttTACAAAATTGTCGTTTCGCTCATTTAttaattgttaaaattattgTCCTGATAATTTACGCTTAGATTTGGAAAGTAGTGGCTGTGAACAAGCGttacaaaatcaaaaccaaacATTCGAATATATATTATGGCTACAGATGGATGCACTGTTCCGCGTCACTGTTCTAATAGTGAATATATTCTTGATCGTTGAATAAATTCTAGTTATGGTTCCAGTAATATTGGAAAAATAGACTTTTTACCGCGATTCAGCGAAAACAAAACACAGCAAAAGTCCGAGTTTCCGCTCAATATTCGGCCGGTTTTACGTTTGATTCGAACGTTTACTTCAGCTATTTTACCAGCTAATCCACTCATACAAGCACTCTGCCACCGCGTGCGTTTTGATCTTTGTAaaagtggaccagctggtggcATGGCGATAATATTTTATTCCGGATTTCTTCCGGAAACCATAAACGTAAAATTGA includes:
- the LOC119080615 gene encoding ectonucleotide pyrophosphatase/phosphodiesterase family member 5-like isoform X2, with translation MINCLIRINAIAVFVAIVVSGQQDDNLLLVVSFDAFRPEYFNRDVTPFMNDLRKKGSYTEYLRNVFPTKTFTNHHTISTGMFPEEHGVLGNTLYDAKLKKELKYGYELFHYKEDIMPIWALNQRYGRHSGCMMWPGTDFPYGGQTCDFTIKFNMSAPWTERVDKGISWFKDPDTPANFVMMYFEEPDYFGHAFSPESQVITDMVQKMDELTEYIEEKLISENLRSRMNVIYLSDHGMESVSSPNFINFTSYLERGTYQFYGSSPVVQIIPQDGKYNITLDRLKKAAAKNGHFNAYSNEELPKRWHVQNTDRMGPITVVADEKYAFQDMYDNAIYYEKAFNISISPTQKYGIHGYDNEYPSMRAIFFANGPKFRKQYLHPPFDNLDLFNLICLILDMKPTRNNGTVENVRDLLVDSVPESSGHNMVLGISLAALSLVLLVALFISYRMYRKRHTIKHYTLDNETGDAPEDLYFVL
- the LOC119080615 gene encoding ectonucleotide pyrophosphatase/phosphodiesterase family member 5-like isoform X3; its protein translation is MINCLIRINAIAVFVAIVVSGQQDDNLLLVVSFDAFRPEYFNRDVTPFMNDLRKKGSYTEYLRNVFPTKTFTNHHTISTGMFPEEHGVLGNTLYDAKLKKELKYGYELFHYKEDIMPIWALNQRYGRHSGCMMWPGTDFPYGGQTCDFTIKFNMSAPWTERVDKGISWFKDPDTPANFVMMYFEEPDYFGHAFSPESQVITDMVQKMDELTEYIEEKLISENLRSRMNVIYLSDHGMESVSSPNFINFTSYLERGTYQFYGSSPVVQIIPQDGKYNITLDRLKKAAAKNGHFNAYSNEELPKRWHVQNTDRMGPITVVADEKYAFQDMYDNAIYYEKAFNISISPTQKYGIHGYDNEYPSMRAIFFANGPKFRKQYLHPPFDNLDLFNLICLILDMKPTRNNGTVENVRDLLVDSVPESSGHNMVLGISLAALSLVLLVALFISYRMYRKRHTIKHYTLDNETGDAPEA
- the LOC119080615 gene encoding bis(5'-adenosyl)-triphosphatase ENPP4-like isoform X1, producing the protein MINCLIRINAIAVFVAIVVSGQQDDNLLLVVSFDAFRPEYFNRDVTPFMNDLRKKGSYTEYLRNVFPTKTFTNHHTISTGMFPEEHGVLGNTLYDAKLKKELKYGYELFHYKEDIMPIWALNQRYGRHSGCMMWPGTDFPYGGQTCDFTIKFNMSAPWTERVDKGISWFKDPDTPANFVMMYFEEPDYFGHAFSPESQVITDMVQKMDELTEYIEEKLISENLRSRMNVIYLSDHGMESVSSPNFINFTSYLERGTYQFYGSSPVVQIIPQDGKYNITLDRLKKAAAKNGHFNAYSNEELPKRWHVQNTDRMGPITVVADEKYAFQDMYDNAIYYEKAFNISISPTQKYGIHGYDNEYPSMRAIFFANGPKFRKQYLHPPFDNLDLFNLICLILDMKPTRNNGTVENVRDLLVDSVPESSGHNMVLGISLAALSLVLLVALFISYRMYRKRHTIKHYTLDNETGDAPEGTVASRLANHGL